The nucleotide sequence attaggctattataagtaacactacaaacagctttagagatgcaaacaacttttatgacacccgttttcgccaggcaagcctgcgggtttgttgcacttggaccgctaatggtttgtgactgtcatgatTTTCACATATAGAATGTCATGTATTTGTGAGAGTAATTAGCCAATGAGCTTTAATTTTTagaaagacatacatgtagcaacttttctgaaatatttatgaATTGAATACATGGATTTGAATGATTCGTTAACCACTATCATCTTACCctcatttacattgtactttgtcACAGGACTGATTCTTCCAAATGGTGATATCAACTGGAACTGTCCTTGTCTAGGTGGGATGGCCACAGGACCCTGTGGAGATGAATTCAAAGAAGCATTTTCATGTTTCCACTACAGCTCAGCCGAGATCAAAGGCTCGGATTGCATTGACCAATTCCGTACCATGCAGGAATGTATGCGGGAGTATCCAGAACTTTATCCAGAGaaagaagatgaagatgaaaagAAAAAGGATGAAGAAACAACTTTACCCAATTTAGAGATTAGTccagaagaaaagaaaaaagatgagGAAACGGTCTTACCAAGTTCAGAGACCAGTCCAGAGGAACAACTAACCGTAAAGGATTCTCCACAAACTCAGGAAAACAGTAGTTAatgtttttatgtgtacattttattcacGGCAGTGGAATAATAATATCATGAAGGCATCAAACAGTTAAAGTGAATCTCTTTGTTGTTATCAGGGCATTATATTTCAACTGACCAATATAAAACTTCAATCTCGGTAAAACAGTGGATTTCATCCCCTTTCAGGTTGTGTTACAGTGTACCCCATCAATGTATATTACTTTCacatacattttacacaaatgaaaacaaacaaaacctaAGCACATGGGCAACTAGAGAGGTGATATCAAATGCATAAACTCATGAATGATCATACAACATAATAtgacattgttttcaaaatgttgtattGTTGATCAAATGGATAATTTTAATTATGTGGTACCAAAAATGTTATAGAACTATTTTTGTTTAGGATTGAAGGGCATGTAAGACCTACCTGGGGTGTGTTTGCTTTTTACCCAGCTACATGGGCATAAGTAGTATCTATCACAATAACACAATTCTGTGTACTGACATTCTAACATTTCTCGATATCCTGTTATCTTGGTCATTTAACCTTTTTGGAAACTGCACAGGTGCCAAAGCAgtacaaataaattgataatttatttaattttataaatgagtctttacatttgttttttcaaattcaGATTTCTGtcttacctaacttacccagaTCAGCACCCCATATATTAGTTCACCACCATTGTAGTTGCTGTAAGGGCAATCCACTAATTCTTTGAATGTAGAGACATTGTACTTGAACtagaaaagaagaaaattgACATCAAGCACATCAGTTGTTGTATTCCATAGAAAATGTAAACAGAGTCACTCAAATATGTAAGACAAAAGATCCCTAGAATATGTAGCCTAAGCCACTCAAAATTTATATCTTAAAAGTATGTTagtatgttgtttcacttttatCGTTTTCAAGAATCACAAGTGTCAACCTATAATCCAGAATGTCTGCTGCCAGTTCTATTTActcaaatgacaaaatatgtatACCATGTTGATAATTCTGCAAAGACTAATATTTTTGCCAATGAGCAGTGTGGCCACTAAGCCAATTGGACTCACCAGTGACacacataatttctagtgacgtaCCAGAATTTGTTGTTCcgtatctcttactatgtggtgacgcACAAAAAATGcaagtttttctcattttgactcacaacaacaaaatttggctatcatgaGCGGGCACACTGCCaatgatagtctagttcctatacagtatcgttatgatttataccttcactcacagttggcatccagactatgcCAACGAGGAAGTGTATGCATCAAACTATCAACAGAAGAAACACATGCACTGCAAATAGATGTGACTTTAAGTGCATGTATTATATGTTGGTGTGAACTTTGTAGTTTTGCAGAACAAGCCTTTGTATGTTCAATCAGTGTTCTACCTAAAGACTGTCATATGGGGCTAAGAAGCTGTCTTGTAATATCTGAACAATTTAgcaaatgaaaattatattcGACTACTTTTCAAAATAACGATAAAATGACGTGAAAACAGTCGTCAGGCACCAAACAGTTCACTGTACCTTCACTATCAAAAAACTTAACTTTGTGGAGACAGCACACCTATCCTAGTAGTAAACCAGTGTCAGCTGAAGTCTTAGTGATGACTATTGTATGTAGTAGGCCAATATCAGAGTAGGAATAAAATGTGGGTGTGAAAAGtggttgtctggcagagctctAGAAAATGTTGGTCCTGAACAAAGAATGTGCTTATCTAAATCCTTGTGGCTTTCATTGATAAGAGAGTAAATGTAGTACATATTCCAAaccatgggattcaaacatgGGGGGTTTAGGCCCCTTTTGTAACCAAATTTAAAGGACAATGTTGCAAACTACTGAATGTTTCTaactacaatatacaatgtatcatagCATTCTATACAGAATTGAAGTGTTGTGTGGATAGGGTGTGGATATTTTCCAATTGCAAAAGATACTaaatgggattttttttttaacttttactGCATGCATTGTAGTTGTCTTCGTGTTAGCATTGTTCCAGAGTAAGATAGGGAAATGGGGaccatatgtacattttttagaACCATTTGTCTGTGagatttgataaatttacaGCTGTCTATCACAATTCCATTCTCTCTTTTGTAataaagaaatgttttatatgACTGTGTATTTCCAAAGTTTTCTTCATTTATCAAAGGTGTGGtgtaaattgataaattttaccaatttttttGTTGTACTAGTTCAGAATCATATATTTTACTAGTGTTATCGTTACATAAGGGGTGAGACCAAGGTGGTGAGACTACAGTAACTGTGGCAATTAGTATGTTTTGGTGCAACTGAACTCTTACGGTTATCAGCCTTCATTTGTGTGTTCTTGTGTGAAAACAACTTGATATCAAAACACAAGGCAGGCAATCTATCACATGTCGTAAGGAAAAGGTCATGCCATATGTATGCAAATTCGacttcaaaacattattttttgtcGAACATATTGAATGGTCCAAAACTGTCATATGTCAAATCGCTTACAACTCAAATAGAAACTGAATCAAAGCACTTCATATAAATAGCTCTTAACAGGtatcaacaacaacattgaAACCCAATAATGTCATGTAGAACTGTTTTGTGAACATAACTCTgctaatattttttgtaatccAGAATCAGATAATACCCCGAACAAAACTCCAGCTTTGTAATATAGATTGTTGGAAAGTGATAAAATGaactatttgttttatttccagTCTTTGTACCTCAAGCAACCATTACTATATCCATAGCAAACTACACAACTGAGGTATTCTAGTTAAAGACAGAACTCCACTAGTTAAAGAGAACCCGATCAGTTGGGCATGTAATTTACCTGTTGGGCATGTAATTTACCTGTTAATTAGAATGTAAGGCTGGCTACCGTCAAGGTATTTTCATTTATGAGAAGAAAAAGATTGTAACATTTTCGAACCAGATGTAAACGGAATCATAATACCATGAGGATGAAAAAGTAGATCACTACaggaaaaacaaaattttaagaAAATCACTCCaggaaaaacaaaatttgaaactaACGACAATAAACGAATAAATAAAGATATAGAGAaatattcactacatcagattgcCCCTGTACAGATTAGACAAGCACACACACAGGCGGAGACACACGTACAAACAAAGCTATAAACCTCTTGTAACTCTCGGAGATGGATCGAGACATGTACCAATAAGGAAATAACATTCTGCCAAACAAGTTTAACTGTATATATAGTCGTGCTATGATTTAATGTCTTTTTGCAATCTAGCAACTTCCAAGACCCTtggaattacatgtataaatatgtcAAATACTTTTCCAAACTTTCAACAATGCGGTATATAATACCTGATCAATACGAACAATCAGTCAGCGTACATTGACCTTATCCTACAGGAAATTTTAAATGTAACATTGTCACAGTACAGcctaatctctctctctctctctctctctctctctctctctctctctctctctctctctctctctctctctctctctctctctctctctctctctctctctctctctctctctctctctctctctctctctctctctctctctctctctctctctcacgatccctccctcccccctatctctctccccctctcacTTCTCTCTCGCGCTCTCGCtcagtctctgtgtgtgtctctctctctttctctctctctctctctcaacaatTGAACTTAAAAGCATGCTGTGAAAGCAGGAAATTGAATTTTGGCAGATATATGATCAAGTGCTGTATAAGTTATTTAAACCCTCTCGTAACTCTCGGAGATAGTTCGAGATACATACCAATAAGGAAATAGTATCCCACCAAACAAACCTTAATAATATTAGTACTGTAACAATCATGATATGATATCTCCTTGCAATCCAGCAACTTTATACATTAGGCAAAACAAATTATctagcccatgcagtctgcaggtctgtggggaaacacaaaaataaccctccctacttcagtgaagacaactgcagagccaatcatgaacaagcaaatgaaatctgccccacatacacacttgctctaaagtagtgttaataaaaagaacagtaactgccataaataggaGACTGGGTTAcatgtttgttgagaataaaacaaacaaacaaatccacGTTGTCGCACCATTGAGACAGACTGTCTGGCTCCTAATCTGAAACAATTCTTCTTTTGGGGGGCTTAAATGAAACATTATCACAGTCTGCTCGTCTTAACAGGTGGTTCGAGATTTGCCAATGAGGACACAACGATACATCAAACAAAGATTAGGGAACCTTCATTTTTTACAAGGGGGAGGAAtcgggggggtcacattttacaaacctgttcttgggggagggtcatattttgcattacaacatttggggagggtcacattttacaatgcGTAGTTTTGTGActaaattgaagattcaattattgtgatgatgatgatgatgatgatgatgatgatgatgatgatgatgatgatgatgatgatgatgacgatgatgatgatgatgatgatgatgatgatgatgatgatggtggtggtggcggtggtgatggtggtggtggtggtggtggtggtggtggtgataatgatgatgatgatgatgatgatgatgatgatgatgatgatgatgatgatgatgatgatgatgatgatgatgatgatgatgatttagttttgaatgtcatagagaacacgaaCAGTGATAGATGTACTGACTCAAGAAGTAACAGTGAGTCAGATttgagtgacactgataatggcaatactaactagattgtgtatgattataagagaaaggtaattagccagtcttttactgtttgtcactttataattatgtacaaatattgctttctaatacaaagtcaaaataatttaatttgtatgtatatatacatataatgggaatattgattaacgttcagtatatgcaaatgtcatggggagggtcatattttacaaaatgggacaaaggggagggtcactttttacgaatggggtagggagggtcatgtttttcttaacaaaccatgtgtgatttcctccgccccccccccccgtaaatactgaaggctcccttagacTCCCGTACAGAGGTATTATGATTTAACATATAGTGTTCAGTCTTTGCTGGCAATGAAGTGGTGACTCTTCTAAGGCCCCTTTAAATAATTCATTCTTGAAAGTATCTGTCCCTATATCATCAAATTTTACCTTGCTACAAgactatatttatatttgaccgtgatatatatataccttcTTGGTCAATTCggttttttcttcaaaaagcTATTTCACCTATTAGTTACATCTAAGATCGTTtctacagtggtctgaggtattcCAGAAGTAAAGTATTCAGAGTGGCCCATGACTTCTACGAAGACTTATCAAAAGCATTTGACATGATAATCCCTCAAGAAGAGACAATACTTTTGACAGATATGATCAAAATCAATAGTCatcaacaaataaaatcaaCAATGAAATGGGAATATCATATGTTGCAGTTTGTTTCTGAATTAAAATAAAGTATGGCGTAAAAAAAATGGGCTCAGTGTTTCACCTAGTACGCGTTTTACTATTTGATTGCAAGAACGCCGAACATGTCACCAACAAATTTGTAAAGTGTATCTCGACATTAGTCATAAATCATATTGCACAATGATATTCACATTCTTTGGCGTAACTTTGTTTCTTTATTACCTCGAACAATCgatggttggggggggggggggctgtaaaTTCTGTTTATGGTTCCAGAACACGGATCTAACAAAATCTATTTCCTTCTTCcttgtgaaataaattattattttattgattgaaAACTCAAAAATGCATTATATAAACCCTGGACTTAAGTCATATTAGGCATAATCGTTCGGGCAGCGAAAGAAACGGTCACGCTTATTGATCTGTTTCTTTTCTCTCTACGTTTCGGTGTAGTGTCGGTAACATGGACAACTCTGAGAAAAGTTCGATTGGTATGGGTCAAAGCATGGATCCCCTCACACCTGTAAATATCGTTTTTTAATTCCTATTTTTGAACTTTAGattttgaatttgattaatCTTGAATATAGAAGTGATATCCGTAAGGTATTCTGCTAAGTTAGCTGGAATGTTCAATGAAGAAAATATGTTAGAGTTCTTTCTGTCGTAAAACGCCCGCCTGCAAGTTCCAGACTTGAGTAACGTTTGTGATATtatgaaaatgtacactgtacatgtaagtccaACCAGGGATACCCAATCAAAGGACATTAATCggggaaaaaatggaaaatccaaatttaaaatgtcaaagttGCCCTCTCCTCGTGGAAGAGACTTGTATCGTTGTATTTGTATCAAGATGTTTTTGTTCGTGTTATCCCAGACTATTAGGTGTTAGTAATCTGTTTCCAAAGAGAATCTCATTTATGTAACTTTTCACTGCAGGATTCAGAGAAATCAGGATGGAGGAAGATGTTGAAAACCCGAAAATTCAAGATTGGCGCTGTGTTAGCCGCATTCATGGTGGTTGGCATGGTAGCAGTATCGAGTATTGCCGTTGTCAAGTTACAGGACAGTGATGAGGGGAATGAAGAATTTCAAGGACAGGTAGGTAACTTCTTTACCTctcagatgtatgtatgtatgtatgtatgtatgtatgtatgtatgtatgtatgtatgtatgtatgtatgtatgtacggtatgtatgtatgtatgtatgtatgtatgtatgtatgtatgtatgcgtgtatgtgtgtgtatgtatgtatgtatgtatgtatgtatgtatgtatgtatgtatgtatgtgtgtgtgtgcatgcttaCTTTGTTGATTATTGGtgttgtttatgtttgttttgtttgtgtgtttcttttgtttgtttctttaatttatgcttttcaaaataaaatttcatagcaGGTTATTATACACTCTTTTACTCTATATAACCCACATTTTAATATGCTATTGTAGTGCCACCCTTTGTGAATGAAAAGGGATAGGATTTCGCTAACGCCATTTctatcattatattatattatttttattaatattacatgttgTGTATTGGAGACCAGACACTCACATTTCGTGCCTTTACATGTAGCTGGACTAAGTAGATTTTTATTCGACGAGATTTTTTCACACATTTACATTCGTTGTTGACGTGACGCAATATCTTTTGATGTACAGATTTACAACTTTCAATATCAAGCAGCCGATGGTAAAGTTCGTAGTGGATCAATCGGAGTCGACACGGAGGACGGCGTCGAGATTTTCAATACTGTCCAGAAACTTAGCGATGGGCCAGGAGcgaagagcgccaccaacggcgaTATTTATGTAATCCAAGACACCGATAAAGTAAATCGCTTTGTGCATTTATGTCAATCTCGTTATAGCTTGAACATCCGAACAATCAATTTTTAGTTGTTCTGATAGACTTAAAACGAAAGTGCCTAAGTGCCTGGGTTTGAGGGACACATTTAGGTACCTGCTTactctatgcatatatatggtTAGGTACCTGTTGTACAGGCAGCCGCTAATAAAGTATATTTCGTAGGGTTTCCAGAATGCATTTATTGTAGTTCCGGCTACACTTTATACTTTCACACCCCCACACCCCAGATCGTTTATCATTAgaagaaatacacacacacagatataatTACCTAATAGTTTGTTGAATCCAAATTGGTTTTCTGAATATACTTAACTCTTCCACAAATATTAACGCTTCTAAAGATTTATATTCGGTCAAATTCAGCTTTGAAAACAGAATTTACCAATGCAGCATTATTTGCGGTACAATCAAATAATAAATCCATTTATTTCCATGTCTATCAGATGATGCAAGCTATGGTGGACGAAGGTGAATCAACTTGTTACATCAATACCATTGCTCCTAATGCTGCCATAAGCCCTGAAGATTTACAAGGTGATTTAGAAGGCAAGGGTGAGGTACGTGTAACTATGTATTTCAGTTCATGTGTTCAAACTTTCCATTAAATTCAGTTCCTTGATGATTTTATGAGAGTAATAAGTGCGCGCTCACTCAAAACTTGTTAGTGAATTTATAGAAGGCAATTGAGCCGCACCTATCGCGTACTGATATATTTTACTAGTAATGTAATTTTGACGAGACATTTGCAAGTGCTGTCTCCGTTCTTTCACGCTCCAGTGCAGTTGAAATGCCATGTCATGAAAGAACAACGATCATATGGCTTTCTTTTTGTCCTTACGAAAGGTATTTAATTTAGAAATTACACATGTTACAATGTCTTCAAATCTTGTCAACTTATTCTCAGGACATCACGATTGAAGCAGATGACACTGATGATATCAACATGACTG is from Glandiceps talaboti chromosome 1, keGlaTala1.1, whole genome shotgun sequence and encodes:
- the LOC144438571 gene encoding mitochondrial intermembrane space import and assembly protein 40-B-like, which produces MSYCRQEGKDKIIFATKDDHDEPSKADIDFEDDDDDEPGLILPNGDINWNCPCLGGMATGPCGDEFKEAFSCFHYSSAEIKGSDCIDQFRTMQECMREYPELYPEKEDEDEKKKDEETTLPNLEISPEEKKKDEETVLPSSETSPEEQLTVKDSPQTQENSS